ATGCCGGTGCCGCGTTCGACGTCGAACGCGAACGTAGCGTCCGGGGCGGCCGTCGCAGCGGAGTAGTGAAACTCGTGGCCGCGGAGGCGTTCTCCAGGCATCGCCGTCAATGTCCGGCCTCGTGCCCGCAGTTCGACGTGGTCGAGTGCTTGGTAGCGCTCGTGCATGGTCACCGCCGCAGGAAGCACACCGGCCATTTCGTGGGTAGTGCCATCGGTCGTCGTGAGCGTGTCAGCAAGCACCATGAATCCTCCGCACTCGCCGAAAACCGGAAGGCCGTCTTCGGCCCGGGTCGCGAGCGTCGACAGGGTCTGGCTTTCGGCGAGGTCAGCGGCGTGCCGCTCTGGATAGCCGCCGGGAATGTAGACGCCGTCACATGGAGGGAGTTCGTCGCCTGCGGTTGGAGAGAACGGGACGACTGTCGCTCGTCTGCGGAGACGTTCGAGCGTCGCCGGATAGATGAAGCAAAACGACTGGTCATGTGCGACGGCGACTGTGGGTGCCCGAGGAGTCGGTTCAGATTCGCGCGATTCCTGGGTCGCACGACAGTCTTCGTACCACGTGGGTTCACGAGCGATTTCGGCGAACCGATGCCCACGAACACCGTCCGCCGCAGCATCGAGCGCGTCCGTCGAAAGCGGGGCTTCATCGCCAAGATGTAATCCGAGGTGCCGTTCTGGGATGGTGAGGTCGTCGCGCGGAGGGATGTACCCCAAGAATTCGATATCGGATGGCAGCGCCGCTCGAATCCCATCTACGTGGCGGCCAGGATGGGCCCGCGACGCGATGACGCCGACCACGTCTACTGAGACGTCAACGTGCCCCGCGAACGATTTGAAGCCGAGCGCCGTGGCCGCGACGCTTTCCATCCCTGCGCTTGCGTCCACGACGAGCACGACTGGCAATTCGAGTTGCGCAGCGACCTGTGCTGTCGAGGTGTCGCCGTCGTACAACCCCATCATACCCTCGACGACGCAGACATCTCCGGTTCCACGCGCGTAGTTCTGGCGCATGCCCGCCCGCCCCTGTAACCAGGGGTCGAGCGTTCGCGAGGGAGCGCCGAGCGTCGCGTGATGCGAGGGGTCGATGAAATCTGGCCCCGCCTTCGCCGGTTGCACGGAATATCCTGCGTGCGTCAGCGCCCGACACACGGCCATGGTGGCGACGGTCTTACCAACGCCCGACGACGTTCCCCCGAGGACGACCCCTCGCATCAGTACCTCACTCCCGTCGCTTTCGGCTGCGACTTCCGTCGTGAATCGACACAGCAGTAGCTCATCGTAGACAAATTTAATTTCATTAGATAAAATTTTATTGTGTTACGGGCATCGCCGTATATGATGAACGGGCAAACACACGCACCAATTGTCATCGCGCTTCTCGTGGCTGTGACGCTGCTCCCCGTCGGGGCAGTCGGACACGCGACGGGGTCGAACGCGATTTCGGCCGAAGAATGTAGCTTTCCGGTGACGCTCACCGACGCGACTGGAACCGAGGTGAGGTTGACCGAGGAACCCACTCGAGTGGTCACACTCAGTCCGAGCGCGGCCCAGACGATGTGGGAAATCGGCGAGCGCGAGAAGGTCGTCGGCCTCACAAAGTACGCATCGAATTTGGAAGGAGCCGAGACGCGGACGAACGTTTCGAGCGGCGAGCGAATCGTCAATATCGAGCTGGTAGTCGGACTCGAACCCGACCTCGTCCTCGCCCCGAACGCCACCTCGAAGGACACGATTCGCGCCTTGAGAGCCGCAAATGTGACGGTCTATCACATCCACCGAGCAGAGACCATCGAAGACATCGAAGAGAAAGTGACGACAGTTGGTCGTCTCGTCGGCTCCTGTGATGGCGCTGGGAACACGGTCGCTTCGATGCGACAGAACCTCTCGGTCGTCGATACCGCAGTCGAAGGTGAGGACCGTCCGACGGTCCTCTACAGCTTTTATGGGTATACCGCAGGTAGCGACACGTTCATCGACACCATCATCGAACGCGCAGGCGGACGTAACGTCGCCGCCGAAGCCGGAATCGAAGGCTATCAGGCGGTGAACCCAGAGTTCATCGTTGGCGCGAACCCGGACTGGATCATCCGAAATACGGACACGCCAGCCGTCCCAAAAACCGACGCCTACAACGAAACGACCGCCGTTAAATCCGGGAACGTCGTCGTGATTCAACTGGAGTATTTGAACCGACCCGCTCCGCGAACCGTCCGCGCGGTGTCGAAACTCGCGGCGACGCTCCACCCGGAGGCGTACGCCGCAACTAGCGCCAACGCGAGCACTGAGTCAACTGCAACCGCGACCACAACCCGAACGACGGCGACCAACTCGACTACCGTAGCCGAGTCAACGACCCAGACCACCGGCCCGGGCTTCAGTCTCCTCGTCACCTTCGCCGCGTTCTGCGTGCTTTCGGCTGTCGCATTGTTCGGGCGGAGTGAAAGATGACCGACGCGCTCTTTCCGGACAATCCGACCCCGACCCCGCGAGTCGTTTCGACCTCCCCATCGGGAACGGAGATCTGTTACGCCCTTGGAATCGAACCTGTCGCCGTCTCTCACGCCTGTGATTTCCCCCCGGCAGTGGAGTCTCGACCGGTCATCGACCGCTCACGAGTTTCCGGCGAAACGAGCGCGGCCCGCCACACGTCCGTGACCAAATCACGACGCGAGGGAGGCGTGTACGAACTCGATACGAGTCTGCTCGAATCCTGTCGGCCAGACCTCATCCTTAGCCAGTCTGTCTGTGGCGTGTGTGCGGTCGACGAAGCGTTCGTTCGCGACACGCTCGGCGAGACATCGAGCGAGGTACTCGGCCTTAACGCACGCACATTGGACGACGTGTTCGAGTGCGTGATGCAGGTTGGCGAGGCGACGGGACGGAACAAGAGAGCGAAGGCGGTCGTCGACCACTGCCGTCAACGACTCGCAGAGATTGCGAATCCAGTACCCGAGAGCCGGCCACGCGCCGCGGTCATCGAATGGATGGACCCGCTCCACGTCAGCGCGAATTGGGTGCCGGATATCGTCGCGGCTGCTGGCGGTGCGTACGGTCTCGCAGAGTCCGGTGAGCGGAGCGTATCCCTCGACTGGAGCCGCCTCCGCGAGTACGACCCAGCGGTACTCATCGTCTCACCCTGTGGCATGGACCCGGACGAGACGCGGGCGCACCTCTCCGAATTGACGACCCGTTCCGGGTGGGATGAGTTCACTGCCGTCCGGACAGACCGCGTCCACGTGCTTGACGGAACCATACTCAATCGCTGGACACCGCGACTCGTCGAACTCGCAGAGACGGTTTCGAATCTGCTTCACCCGACGCCGTCGTAAATTCGGGCCAGGCGTCCGACTCCCTCCCGGAAAATTCGCGTGATTGTCTCTGTGGCTATACACGCACCCACTCTTGCAGCGTGAATCGGTCGTACTCGGTCTCGGATTCGAGTTCCCAGTCGGCCTCGTCCCACTCCGGGTAGTAGGCGTCGCCCTCGTACTCGCCGGGAACGCGGCTGAGAACCATTCGGTCGAGGTGCGGCTGGAACAGTTCGTAGATTTTCCCGCCGCCGATGACGTACACCGTGTCGTCGCCGAGCGATTCTGCGATGTCGAGCGCCTCCTCCAGGTCGGCGGCGTGGTGGGCAGTTTCAGGTTCGAACGCCGTCTCGCTCCGACTGAGGACGATTTGTGCGGTACCGGGCAAGTCATCGAGCATCGACTCGAACGTCTTTCGTCCGAGGATGATGGGATGGTCCGCGATGCGGGCGCGATACTGTCTTTTGTCCTCGGGAATGCTCTCCCACGGAATTTCCCCGTCCTTCCCGATGACGAGGTTATCTGAGATGGCGGCGACCGAAACGAGTTCCATACGTAATCTGCGACAGCGCGGGAAAAAAGCGTATTCACCGGGAAGGTGAGACGCCACGATTTAGATTCCGAAATTCAGCCCCGACGGACCGTAACATTCTGAGCCACAACTGGGGAAAGGGAAGCCGTCGTATCTAGACACGCTATGTCACTGGCAGACACCGTCTCCGAAATCAGTCACCTGAGCGACGAGCAGCAAGAATGCATCGAGAACTGCACCCGCGCTGCGGAGGTGTGCGAGTGGTGTGCCGACGCCTGCGCCGACGAGGACGGCATGGGCGAGTGCATCCGTCTCTGCCGTGACGTTGCGGATATTGCCTCGCTCCACGCCCGATTCATGGCACGCGATTCGGACTACAGCAACGACCTCGCGAGCATCTGCGCCGACCTCTGTGAAGCCTGCGCCGAAGAGTGCGCACAGCACGACCACGACCACTGCCAGCTGTGTGCCGAAGTGCTGCCCGAATGTGCCGAGACGTGTCGGCAGATGGCGTCGGCGTAGAGGACGCACTCGTTTTTTTGAGAATCGCTCTGTGCCTCCCCAAAGGAACCTACGAGATTCGTGAGAAGTGCCTCTTCGAGACCGAATCGCGCACGATGATACTGGGACTGGACCTTATGGTCGATGCTGAAAAGCAAATTGCTGTGGAAGCGACAGAGTCCGTGATTGAAGGTGTATGATGGGCCCTGCAGGATTTGAACCAGAGCAAGACTCACTGCGTTCGTCTTGCAGGCTTCAATCCTGCAGTCCGTCAGCGATTTGCTCCTCACCTTCGTTCGTCGCAAAATTGATGGGCCCTGCAGGATTTGAACCTCAGTCGCTCGCTGCGCTCGCTCCTTGCTTCAAATCCTTCGTGCTTAATACTCGGCCTTCACTGTCGTTCAGGCACTCGAATGGGCCCTGCAGGATTTGAACCAGCGCTCACCCGGTTATGAGCCGGGCGCTTTAACCAGACTAAGCTAAGGGCCCTCTGTTGGCTCCTTTTCTCGTCTTCGTATTTAGCCTATCGCTTGCCGAATCCCCGCCACCGATATGGTTGATACAATCCGGCCCCTCTTACCCCACCATGGAACGAGGGGACTTCGTCACCGGCATCGACCACGAACTGGCAGAGAGTATCGTAAGTGCAGCCCGAACCAGTCTCGGTGACACGCTGCGAAGCGTGGTGTACTTCACGCCCTCACAGTTCGACGTGCTGTACAGCCGCACCGACCTCTACGAGTCGGGCGCAGAGGTGCGCGACGCCAAGTCGCGACTCGTCGATTTGGAGATGATGGGATTCGCTGAAGCGCCACTCAGAACCGTTCTCACAGAAACGAGTGCCCCGTCGAGCATCGGCCCCTACGAATTCACCGTCCGATTCCACGAAGAGGGGTTCGTCGTCCGCGTCGTCCGCGGCAACCACGGCGTACTCCTGACGACGGATGCCATGGACGTGAACGCCTTCGAAGAGACGGTCGATGCGTTCAATCGACTCCTTGAATAACGGTACTTTCAGCTACCGGCACTGATTCGCGTCGTTCGGAGACGAGACTCCTCGTGAGGGGTGATGATTGGAAGAAGCGCCGTCGCCAGGGCTCGAATCCACTCGCTCACTGCGTTCGCTCGTTATTCGAGCCTGTCGAGTTTCGCTGATACCACTCTCAGAATGTGTTTGGAGCAGGAGCTCCTCACGGGTTGAGAGTGGAAGAAGCGCCGTCGCCAGGGCTCGAACTCAGTCGCACGAACTCTCCCTCCGGTCGAGCTGCGTGCTCCTTGCTCGACCCCTTTGTTGCGCGACGAACAATCATCGAAGTCACTCGGAGACGAGACTCCTCGTGAGGGGTGATGATTGGAAGAAGCGCCGTCGCCAGGGCTCGAACCTGGGACCACCTCGTTAACAGCGAGGTGCTCTACCATCTGAGCTACGACGGCCCATTACTGCACTTTCTGGTAGAGGGAGTTGCATGATATGACTTTCGTTTTTTCCCTCGCATCGACACGCTTTCACTACCGCGCGGGCAAGCAGTTTCAATGACTGAGCGAGACGAGTACGAGCGGGTCTTCGAGAGCGTCCGGGCGTGGGTCGAGCCCGGCGCTGACGAGCAAGCCCGACTCACCGAGGCGGCAGCGGCGCTCCTCGAGCGCACCGAAGAGGCCATCGCCGACCTCGGCGTCGAGGCCGACACCATCCTCGTCGGGAGCACCGCCCGCGGGACGTGGATCAGCGGGGACCGCGACATCGACGTGTTCGTGCGGTTTCCAGAATCACTTGCGCGCGAGGAACTCGAACGGTTTGGCCTGCAAATTGGCGCTACCGTCCTCCCCGACGGGCAAAAAGAGTACGCAGAACATCCCTACACCAAAGGCGACTACGACGGCTTCAGCGTGGACCTCGTGCCCTGCTATGCCGTGCCAACGGCCGCCGATATCAAGTCCGCAGTAGACCGGACGCCGTTTCACACCGAGTATCTAGACGACCACCTCACCGACGACCTCGCCGGAGAAGTGCGTCTGGCGAAACAGTTCCTGAAGGGAATCGGGAGCTACGGGTCAGACCTCCGGACGGAGGGATTTTCCGGCTATCTCACCGAACTCCTGATTCTCGAGTACGGGAGCCTTCTCGCGTTTCTCGAAGCCGCGGCCGATTGGAAGCCGCCAGTAAAGTTCGACTCGGAGAATCACGGCCAGCGCAGTTTCACCGACCCACTCGTCGTCATCGACCCGACCGACCCACGTCGGAACGTCGCCGCGGCCGTCTCGCCCGCGAACGTCGCTCGATTGCAACACTACGCCCGGGCGTTCCTCGCCGCGCCGAGTGAAACCATGTTCATCCCCGCCACTCCGGACCCCCTCAACACAGACCAGGTCCGGACGGCAATCGACCGCCGGGGAACGATTCCCGTCGCGGTCCGTTTCGAGACGCCGGACATCGTCGAGGACCAACTCTACCCGCAGTTGCGCAAGTCCATCGAAGGCATGGCGAGCGAACTCGACCGTCGGGGCTTCGACGTGCTCCGA
This sequence is a window from Haladaptatus sp. QDMS2. Protein-coding genes within it:
- a CDS encoding PGF-CTERM-anchored ABC transporter substrate-binding protein gives rise to the protein MNGQTHAPIVIALLVAVTLLPVGAVGHATGSNAISAEECSFPVTLTDATGTEVRLTEEPTRVVTLSPSAAQTMWEIGEREKVVGLTKYASNLEGAETRTNVSSGERIVNIELVVGLEPDLVLAPNATSKDTIRALRAANVTVYHIHRAETIEDIEEKVTTVGRLVGSCDGAGNTVASMRQNLSVVDTAVEGEDRPTVLYSFYGYTAGSDTFIDTIIERAGGRNVAAEAGIEGYQAVNPEFIVGANPDWIIRNTDTPAVPKTDAYNETTAVKSGNVVVIQLEYLNRPAPRTVRAVSKLAATLHPEAYAATSANASTESTATATTTRTTATNSTTVAESTTQTTGPGFSLLVTFAAFCVLSAVALFGRSER
- a CDS encoding four-helix bundle copper-binding protein, with the translated sequence MSLADTVSEISHLSDEQQECIENCTRAAEVCEWCADACADEDGMGECIRLCRDVADIASLHARFMARDSDYSNDLASICADLCEACAEECAQHDHDHCQLCAEVLPECAETCRQMASA
- a CDS encoding dihydrofolate reductase, producing MELVSVAAISDNLVIGKDGEIPWESIPEDKRQYRARIADHPIILGRKTFESMLDDLPGTAQIVLSRSETAFEPETAHHAADLEEALDIAESLGDDTVYVIGGGKIYELFQPHLDRMVLSRVPGEYEGDAYYPEWDEADWELESETEYDRFTLQEWVRV
- the cca gene encoding CCA tRNA nucleotidyltransferase, coding for MTERDEYERVFESVRAWVEPGADEQARLTEAAAALLERTEEAIADLGVEADTILVGSTARGTWISGDRDIDVFVRFPESLAREELERFGLQIGATVLPDGQKEYAEHPYTKGDYDGFSVDLVPCYAVPTAADIKSAVDRTPFHTEYLDDHLTDDLAGEVRLAKQFLKGIGSYGSDLRTEGFSGYLTELLILEYGSLLAFLEAAADWKPPVKFDSENHGQRSFTDPLVVIDPTDPRRNVAAAVSPANVARLQHYARAFLAAPSETMFIPATPDPLNTDQVRTAIDRRGTIPVAVRFETPDIVEDQLYPQLRKSIEGMASELDRRGFDVLRTATFAAETAVLFAELEVASRPAIERHEGPPVHVRKHATGFYEKYADDPDAFGPFIDGDRYVVERDREFTTARAFLESEALFDVALGATIQRQLQKEYEVLAGSDVADLAGEFGAQLAHYFSPKP
- a CDS encoding cobyrinic acid a,c-diamide synthase produces the protein MRGVVLGGTSSGVGKTVATMAVCRALTHAGYSVQPAKAGPDFIDPSHHATLGAPSRTLDPWLQGRAGMRQNYARGTGDVCVVEGMMGLYDGDTSTAQVAAQLELPVVLVVDASAGMESVAATALGFKSFAGHVDVSVDVVGVIASRAHPGRHVDGIRAALPSDIEFLGYIPPRDDLTIPERHLGLHLGDEAPLSTDALDAAADGVRGHRFAEIAREPTWYEDCRATQESRESEPTPRAPTVAVAHDQSFCFIYPATLERLRRRATVVPFSPTAGDELPPCDGVYIPGGYPERHAADLAESQTLSTLATRAEDGLPVFGECGGFMVLADTLTTTDGTTHEMAGVLPAAVTMHERYQALDHVELRARGRTLTAMPGERLRGHEFHYSAATAAPDATFAFDVERGTGIDGREGLTAYQTLGTYAHFHPESGAFDRFLDQL
- a CDS encoding ABC transporter substrate-binding protein translates to MTDALFPDNPTPTPRVVSTSPSGTEICYALGIEPVAVSHACDFPPAVESRPVIDRSRVSGETSAARHTSVTKSRREGGVYELDTSLLESCRPDLILSQSVCGVCAVDEAFVRDTLGETSSEVLGLNARTLDDVFECVMQVGEATGRNKRAKAVVDHCRQRLAEIANPVPESRPRAAVIEWMDPLHVSANWVPDIVAAAGGAYGLAESGERSVSLDWSRLREYDPAVLIVSPCGMDPDETRAHLSELTTRSGWDEFTAVRTDRVHVLDGTILNRWTPRLVELAETVSNLLHPTPS